From Triticum urartu cultivar G1812 chromosome 2, Tu2.1, whole genome shotgun sequence, a single genomic window includes:
- the LOC125541747 gene encoding ubiquitin C-terminal hydrolase 12-like: MPPRAISIKVAREEDLSSHIGNDGFYFDLVDFDRVRAFQIPDNTTMSRLKEEIAVEFSIPSQFQRLWLFCKRQNGTWRPVRPFSTEENNLSNFGSSPFVSS; encoded by the exons ATGCCACCTCGGGCTATCAGCATAAAG GTGGCGAGGGAAGAAGATTTGTCCTCACACATTGGAAACGATGGCTTCTATTTTGATCTCGTCGACTTCGACAGGGTGAGGGCTTTCCAGATCCCGGATAACACGACTATGTCCCGATTGAAG GAGGAAATTGCAGTAGAGTTCAGCATCCCATCTCAATTTCAGCGCCTCTGGTTGTTTTGTAAAAGGCAAAACGGGACATGGCGTCCTGTTAGGCCATTCTCTACCGAAGAAAACAATCTATCT AACTTTGGGAGTAGCCCGTTTGTGTCTAGTTAG